Within Psychromonas sp. psych-6C06, the genomic segment ATAAGGCAGTTGATGCCGACAAACAGATAGCACTGTTACGTGAAAACAAAAAAGCCACCTTCAAGCAGATATTTGCAGCCGATACCGCATTTACTAACCATTCAGATACTTTTTTGCCATATGTTGAAGAATTGGCGGCAGACCTACAAGCGATCCAAACCGATGATGAAGATCATTACCAAACTTTACTACCTAATATCGTAGTCAAAATCGAGTTACTCTTTAAAATGTTAAACTCCTTCAAAAGCAACTTAAAATAATACGCTGACAATAAAACCTATCGCCGAGTGCGCTCTGTTTTAGCAAACAGGTAACCACTAAGCGCACCGACGATGGCACCAAGCAGATGGCTTTCAAAGGAGATACCCGGCCTCGTGGGTAACACCCCAAAGACAAGTCCGCCATAAATGAGCAGTGTTATTAAAGAGATCGCAATATGTAAAAATTTTCTTCTTACCAAACCATACACAATTAAATACCCCCAAAACGCATAAATCACCCCGCTCATACCAATATGTACACTGTTACCACGTGCAAATAACCACACTAAGCTTCCCGTTGTAATGATGTGTAAAATAAAGAGAGTCCAAAATCGCTGCTGACTTTTTAAGCCGATTAAGCCACCAAAAACAACAAAGGGGATAAAATTGCTAAACAGGTGAGCCCAGCTTCCATGTAAAAAAGGAGAAAACAAGATCCCGGAGAGATGTGAGAGCGAACGTGGGACAATACCAAATTGATTTAAATTAAGCGGTAAAAGCGCATTTAAAACAAAAATAAACGTGCAAGTGAGCATGATATAGAAACTAACTTTGCCACTTTGTAGATACTGCTTCATTTAATCCCCTTTCTTATATAAAATCGCACTCTTTCTATATTGACTGATTTAATTAAGGATCACCATGCGTACTACCAATTATTTACTTTCTACACAAAAAGAAGCACCTAGCGATGCAGTAATTGTTAGCCACCAGCTAATGTTACGTGCAGGTATGATCCGAA encodes:
- a CDS encoding rhomboid family intramembrane serine protease, giving the protein MKQYLQSGKVSFYIMLTCTFIFVLNALLPLNLNQFGIVPRSLSHLSGILFSPFLHGSWAHLFSNFIPFVVFGGLIGLKSQQRFWTLFILHIITTGSLVWLFARGNSVHIGMSGVIYAFWGYLIVYGLVRRKFLHIAISLITLLIYGGLVFGVLPTRPGISFESHLLGAIVGALSGYLFAKTERTRR